GACAGCGTTTCAGTAAAGGTTAGAGATAAAAATGGTGAAAAAGATTTAACTGCTAAATTCGCATTTGTCGCAGATGGTGTCAGTTCCAATGTTGTCAATAGAATGGGATTGAATAAGGAAAGAAAGTTTTATGCAAAAGGATTGGCTCTTTCATTTATGTTGGAAGGGGTTAATTTTCCATATCCTGACGCTTTTGTAGCCTTCATAGGGAAGCGCTTTACCTCGGCAGGCCAATTCTATATGGTCCCAAAAAAAATGAAGAAATTCGGTAAAGACAACAAAGTTTGGGAATTGACATTTGGTGTCCCAACAGGAATGGATATCAATCCAAAAGAGCAATTGCTGAAATTCAAAAATGAAGGTCCTGTAAAAGAGTGGTTGGCTGACGCAAAGATTTTAGAAGAAATCGGGTGTGCAATGAGCTTTTATTCTCCAATTGAAAACCCAGCAAATGGCAGAATCGTTATTCTTGGCGATGCAGCAAGCTTTCAAGAAGTTGAAAATCAAGGTGCTCTTATGTGCGGTTATGTAGCAAGCAAGCTTGTAAAGGAATTTCTTGAAGGCAAAAGAGATTCTCTCGATGAATACAATGAATTCTGGAAGCGTTGTTTCGAATTCAATCATCCGGGGGTTGTAGAAGCTACTGCAAGGACTTATGCAATTCACACCTTCACTGATGAACAGCTCGATTATCTTTTCTCACTTGAAGAAAATTTTACTACCCCGGGATGGATAAATCATTGCACCTG
Above is a genomic segment from Candidatus Schekmanbacteria bacterium containing:
- a CDS encoding NAD(P)/FAD-dependent oxidoreductase: MDADLIIIGGGPAGLMAAKTAAEEGLKVIIVDKKKDIPLYTKPCCSMLLLEPNYHDENLKTDNGKITFLKTGFSVDYDGEYVDLLGSMRFSPSLHPFTIKANPYPAAKVIDKETLAKKLFSQIDSAGVDIRPSTQGIIAEEAKDSVSVKVRDKNGEKDLTAKFAFVADGVSSNVVNRMGLNKERKFYAKGLALSFMLEGVNFPYPDAFVAFIGKRFTSAGQFYMVPKKMKKFGKDNKVWELTFGVPTGMDINPKEQLLKFKNEGPVKEWLADAKILEEIGCAMSFYSPIENPANGRIVILGDAASFQEVENQGALMCGYVASKLVKEFLEGKRDSLDEYNEFWKRCFEFNHPGVVEATARTYAIHTFTDEQLDYLFSLEENFTTPGWINHCTCADVIFAAFSKHYEEIKKHDAELAEKIKKYSSIAVDAALNT